One Spea bombifrons isolate aSpeBom1 chromosome 1, aSpeBom1.2.pri, whole genome shotgun sequence DNA window includes the following coding sequences:
- the LOC128483495 gene encoding uncharacterized protein LOC128483495 has product MPKCIVPRCKNRHRKGKTSEEFTLHLFPISEDRIKSWLEAIGLDFGDVEETVQRIRNPKTRNAFRVCSEHFTSESYHLVGVRQCLKPDSIPSIFSRVINSPKVPDCTEVSTSSQSSNGSEIQPSTSFENCLAQAKATAGLVIPPPRKRFMDHDYTDESSPFTFNTCVSEGTNTETPKTSDKSTFTLNYGRRSVSTQTSFFRGKRNCKTSTDRLIIMKDVGTWTGLFEDLLEQTDVLAQKVEFPATSEHSKPTKQKKKKTTVASKKSLHKRPLKRGIRTSSKLGLSRVLKGRNKVIEESESDLDALFESSECEEHSPTYSDFTVEVEADVDELPFVREASPEDIVAQKKFLVFETCLDDLLRNLTRCAHLDSCDAPIIQRHKEITGTVLIVYGTCANYHQSELWRSQPMIGTQAAGNVLSSASILFSGGNYANVAEMFKILGMPFISKSAHLINQKKFLFPVVDLYYKKEQQANIISLKGKALCLSGDGHCDSPGFSAKYYTYSLLEEKTNKIIECQTVQVSEKTSLVAMETKAFRRCMNNLLNHKLKIGIIATDRHTGIQKIMREEYKKIHHEFDIWHYCKSLTKKLTTISKKKSCEVLALWTKSVVNHLWACSSLCKGSVGMLRERWNSLLRHIVNVHQWDDGTLFHACDHPPITENEEKSKAWLSIEGVPYRQMESVILDQKLQEDLEHLSQFCHAGGQEVFHDILMKYRPKGTHLTVDGIVARTQLAVLAHNNTVNKQRDYGEIGGVTRLPYFPKRSQTWQIKALYEENYIDYIYPMLADVIRMASGDLALQWESRSRRLSQNIASMPHP; this is encoded by the coding sequence ATGCCAAAGTGCATTGTGCCCCGTTGCAAAAATAGACACCGCAAGGGCAAGACTAGTGAGGAGTTCACGCTTCACCTATTCCCGATAAGTGAGGATCGTATCAAATCATGGCTAGAAGCTATCGGACTAGATTTTGGAGACGTAGAGGAGACCGTGCAACGTATCAGGAATCCAAAGACAAGAAACGCCTTTAGAGTTTGCTCAGAACACTTTACTTCAGAGTCATACCATCTTGTTGGTGTCAGACAGTGCCTGAAGCCTGACAGCATACCTTCCATTTTCTCCCGTGTGATTAATTCACCTAAAGTACCAGATTGCACAGAAGTATCCACTTCATCTCAGTCTTCTAACGGATCCGAAATTCAGCCGTCAACCTCATTTGAAAACTGTCTTGCTCAGGCAAAAGCAACTGCTGGCTTAGTAATACCACCACCACGTAAGCGCTTTATGGACCATGACTACACTGATGAAAGTAGTCCATTCACATTTAACACCTGTGTCTCTGAGGGAACAAATACAGAAACACCAAAAACATCGGACAAATCGACATTTACACTCAATTACGGGAGGCGTTCAGTTTCAACACAGACATCCTTTTTCCGTGGTAAAAGAAATTGTAAGACCTCAACCGATAGATTGATAATTATGAAGGATGTTGGTACATGGACTGGTCTATTTGAAGATCTGTTAGAGCAAACTGATGTCTTGGCTCAGAAAGTAGAGTTTCCTGCTACATCTGAACACTCAAAGCCAActaagcaaaaaaagaaaaaaacaactgtgGCTTCTAAGAAAAGCCTTCACAAACGTCCTCTTAAACGTGGCATTCGGACCTCGTCGAAATTAGGGTTATCGCGTGTTCttaaaggaagaaataaagtGATAGAAGAAAGTGAATCAGATTTGGATGCATTGTTTGAATCATCTGAATGTGAAGAGCATTCTCCCACCTATTCGGATTTTACTGTAGAAGTTGAGGCTGATGTAGATGAACTGCCCTTTGTTAGAGAAGCTTCTCCAGAAGATATAGTGGCACAAAAAAAATTTCTTGTTTTTGAGACCTGCCTTGATGACTTACTAAGAAATTTAACTCGGTGTGCTCATCTGGACTCATGTGATGCACCAATCATCCAACGTCACAAAGAAATTACTGGAACAGTACTTATCGTCTACGGTACATGTGCAAATTATCATCAGAGTGAACTATGGAGAAGCCAACCGATGATTGGGACACAAGCTGCTGGCAATGTTTTAAGCAGTGCATCCATATTGTTCAGCGGGGGAAACTATGCAAACGTTGCAGAGATGTTCAAAATACTTGGAATGCCTTTCATTTCAAAATCGGCACACttgattaatcaaaaaaaattCCTATTTCCTGTAGTTGATTTATACTACAAAAAAGAACAGCAGGCCAACATAATCTCTCTGAAGGGGAAAGCATTATGCTTGTCTGGGGATGGTCATTGCGATAGCCCTGGGTTTTCTGCAAAATATTACACGTATAGCTTGTTGGAggaaaaaaccaacaaaatcaTCGAATGCCAGACAGTTCAGGTATCTGAGAAAAcatcattggttgctatggaaacaaaAGCCTTCAGAAGGTGCATGAATAATCTTTTAAATCATAAACTGAAGATTGGTATCATTGCCACAGACAGACATACTGGAATTCAAAAAATCATGCgtgaagaatacaaaaaaattcatCATGAGTTTGATATATGGCATTATTGCaaaagtttaacaaaaaaattgacAACAATATCAAAAAAGAAGTCCTGCGAAGTTTTAGCACTATGGACAAAATCTGTTGTAAATCATCTGTGGGCCTGCAGTTCcctttgtaagggcagtgttggTATGTTACGTGAGAGATGGAATTCACTTCTACGCCATATTGTGAATGTGCATCAGTGGGATGATGGGACACTATTTCACGCATGCGACCATCCGCCTATAACAGAGAATGAGGAAAAAAGTAAAGCCTGGCTGAGCATAGAGGGTGTGCCCTACAGACAGATGGAAAGTGTCATTTTGGATCAAAAGCTTCAAGAAGATCTAGAGCATCTCAGCCAATTTTGTCATGCTGGAGGTCAGGAGGTATTCCACGATATATTGATGAAGTATAGACCAAAAGGAACTCATTTGACAGTGGATGGCATTGTAGCGAGAACACAACTTGCTGTTCTGGCACACAACAACACTGTTAACAAGCAACGTGATTATGGAGAAATAGGGGGTGTGACCCGCCTACCGTATTTCCCAAAGCGATCACAAACTTGGCAAATCAAAGCTCTTTATGAAGAAAACTACATAGACTACATTTACCCCATGTTGGCTGATGTTATCAGAATGGCCTCTGGTGACCTGGCTTTGCAGTGGGAGTCTCGGTCCAGAAGACTTTCTCAAAACATTGCATCAATGCCACATCCCTGA